One genomic segment of Gopherus flavomarginatus isolate rGopFla2 chromosome 11, rGopFla2.mat.asm, whole genome shotgun sequence includes these proteins:
- the LOC127031563 gene encoding granzyme H-like has product MQAQNLLLLPMAFLLFRGAWAGEIIGGKNAKSHSRPYMAYLQIRDGQYIKICGGFLVSKNFVLTAAHCKGDKITVKLGAHNIREQEQSQQEIPVRRQILHPQYDNETTNNDIMLLQLAETVKLNKWVKTIPLPRTNKRVKPGTKCSVAGWGRTSRQSKSAPATTLQEANLKVLKDDVCLKNPDVTYYDYDASTMMCVGDLKKGKASFMGDSGGPLVCGKRAQGIVSWGSQKSASPGVYTRVSTFIPWIEKMMRMLEP; this is encoded by the exons ATGCAGGCCCAGAACTTGCTCCTGCTCCCCATGGCCTTTCTCCTATTCCGCGGGGCTTGGGCTG GTGAGATCATTGGAGGAAAAAATGCCAAGTCCCACTCCAGACCCTACATGGCCTATCTGCAAATACGAGATGGACAGTATATAAAAATATGTGGAGGGTTCCTGGTGTCGAAGAACTTCGTGCTGACGGCCGCTCACTGCAAGGGAGA CAAGATCACTGTCAAGCTGGGAGCCCATAACATTAGGGAACAGGAACAGAGCCAACAAGAGATCCCTGTCCGTCGCCAGATCCTCCACCCACAATATGACAATGAGACCACTAACAATGACATCATGCTGCTGCAG CTAGCAGAGACAGTGAAGCTGAATAAATGGGTGAAAACCATCCCCCTGCCACGCACCAACAAGAGAGTGAAGCCAGGGACCAAATGCAGTGTCGCTGGCTGGGGCCGCACCAGCAGACAGAGTAAATCGGCCCCAGCCACCACACTCCAGGAGGCGAATTTGAAGGTGCTGAAGGATGACGTGTGTCTGAAGAATCCTGATGTGACCTACTATGACTATGATGCTTCCACCATGATGTGTGTGGGCGATCTGAAGAAGGGCAAAGCCTCTTTTATG GGAGACTCTGGGGGCCCCCTGGTGTGTGGGAAAAGAGCCCAGGGCATCGTTTCCTGGGGATCCCAAAAGAGCGCCTCCCCTGGAGTGTACACAAGAGTCTCCACTTTCATCCCCTGGATAGAGAAGATGATGAGGATGCTGGAGCCCTGA